The Rhinoderma darwinii isolate aRhiDar2 chromosome 8, aRhiDar2.hap1, whole genome shotgun sequence genome has a window encoding:
- the LOC142658807 gene encoding 3-galactosyl-N-acetylglucosaminide 4-alpha-L-fucosyltransferase FUT3-like produces RRRDSTDPDLEDAFYSRIFEGHTMFASSLTVPKKIFHKMLNTILKPFKHQSLIVVVSILFILILFSSNWGRLSLSVDCKQRGIIHKSTDQSLQTSISSSQKIEKELLVLVWVWPFSEPFPLDTCQSVHGISGCKLTANRSLYSIADAVVMHHVDIMYDKRSLPQVPRPLYQRWVWFNMEPPLIITNLHFLDNLFNMTMTFRQDSDVYRPYGRIEALKKPQSFSIPAKTKLVAWVVSKWYPGVRRNIYYEELRKYLPIDVYGKKHMKLSWDDFYQTISKYKFYLAFENSIYKDYITEKLWSNAFDSWAVPVVLGTSRKNYERFIPGDAFIHVDDFSSPMELASYLLELDKDEERYKKYFYWRSHYHVRRETGWDNHYCKACRALQQAPDYQVIPSVQKWFLEDI; encoded by the coding sequence GTTAAATACAATCTTAAAACCCTTCAAGCATCAAAGTCTCATAGTCGTTGTCTCCATTCTTTTCATTTTGATCTTATTTTCGTCGAACTGGGGAAGACTGAGTCTCTCGGTGGATTGTAAGCAAAGAGGGATCATTCACAAATCCACAGATCAGTCTCTTCAAACTTCTATAAGTTCATCACAAAAGATAGAGAAGGAACTTCTTGTTCTTGTCTGGGTGTGGCCTTTTTCAGAACCTTTCCCTTTAGACACTTGTCAGAGTGTACACGGTATCTCTGGATGCAAACTTACGGCCAACAGGAGCTTGTATAGCATTGCTGATGCTGTTGTTATGCACCATGTGGACATCATGTATGACAAAAGGTCTTTACCGCAAGTACCACGGCCTCTTTATCAACGTTGGGTATGGTTCAACATGGAACCACCGCTAATTATTACGAACCTTCATTTCTTGGATAACCTATTTAATATGACTATGACATTCCGCCAAGACTCTGATGTCTACAGACCCTATGGTCGAATTGAAGCTTTAAAGAAACCTCAGAGCTTTTCGATCCCTGCCAAGACTAAACTTGTTGCTTGGGTGGTTAGTAAGTGGTACCCAGGTGTCAGACGTAATATATATTATGAGGAACTTAGGAAATACCTTCCAATTGATGTCTATGGGAAGAAACACATGAAACTGTCTTGGGATGACTTTTATCAAACCATCTCCAAATACAAATTTTACTTAGCATTTGAGAATTCAATCTATAAGGACTATATTACTGAAAAACTATGGTCAAACGCTTTTGATTCATGGGCCGTACCTGTTGTGTTGGGGACATCTCGGAAAAACTATGAGCGCTTCATCCCCGGAGATGCCTTCATTCATGTAGATGATTTCTCAAGCCCCATGGAACTAGCTTCCTATCTTCTCGAGCTAGATAAGGATGAAGAAAGatacaaaaagtatttttactggAGATCTCACTACCATGTGAGAAGAGAAACTGGATGGGACAACCACTACTGCAAAGCCTGCCGGGCGCTTCAACAGGCCCCGGATTACCAAGTTATCCCTAGTGTGCAAAAGTGGTTTCTGGAGGACATATAA
- the LOC142660008 gene encoding uncharacterized protein LOC142660008 codes for MAEELLRKVAQRVASEGPAWLESLLEEGEKRGSERGTEQSGAATRGPRRERSRRGRKRRAGGHRRHGHHGRRRSGDGKRRGRRYSSSSSDGFSSSSAMTSASSGSWRRSSRRSSRPQRRSRRWEVQRLSVDQEQLSQVVPPAGPVEEVQAVVPVPRQVAEGPSGVGGTSGSGESACGDAWLNKSNAAGADLISVLKAVVAGLKVNEGTSCPSVPPEGAMPPSEKENALASLTFRDSLFCGVAPLGTHLSAEIKDKIWRNEFVDIWSLVSVEQVTVDKERGFERGSDRKAKVAKTFGNWVQCYATLAHVICQRYPGKGAELFVYFDTIFSAHRLHGGCCDGCFIEQVQEGP; via the exons atggcagaagaactgttgcggaaggtggcacagcgggtagcgtcggagggacctgcctggctggaatccctgttggaggaaggagagaagcgaggatctgagcggggcacggaacagtcgggagcggctacccgag gtccaagaagggagcgttccaggcgagggaggaaacgccgggctggtggacatcgccggcacggccatcatggacgtcgcaggtcaggtgacgggaagaggcgtggtcgacggtattcctcgtcttccagcgatggtttctcctcctcgtctgcgatgacgtccgcatcatccggatcatggaggaggtcgtcgaggagatcctcacggccgcagagacgcagtcgacgctgggaggtgcagcgcttgtcggtggatcaggagcagctgtcccaggttgtccctcccgccgggccggtggaagaggtgcaggccgtggttccagtgccgcggcaagtggctgaaggaccctctggagtcggtgggacctctgggagcggtgagtcggcctgcggtgacgcatggcttaataaatctaatgcagcgggtgcggatttgatttctgttttgaaagccgtggtggctgggttaaaagtgaatgagggaacgtcgtgtccctcggtgccaccagagggagctatgcccccgtctgaaaaagagaatgctttagctagtttgacgtttagagattcattgttttgtggagtcgctcctctcgggactcatttgtcagctgagatcaaggacaagatttggaggaatgaatttgtggatatttggtccttggtctcggtggagcaggtgactgtcgacaaggagcggggttttgagagagggtcagataggaaagcgaaagtagcaaaaacatttggcaactgggtacagtgttacgctacactggctcatgttatttgccaacgctatcctgggaaaggggccgagttgtttgtctattttgacacaattttcagcgcccacaggctgcacggtg GGTGTTGTGATGGTTGCTTTATTGAGCAAGTTCAAGAAGGACCTTGA